The Arvicola amphibius chromosome 11, mArvAmp1.2, whole genome shotgun sequence genome has a segment encoding these proteins:
- the LOC119826814 gene encoding ras-related GTP-binding protein D-like: MLSTEDTLLEAGFLLETGLWRQADLFLDLSDPFSTEVKLRILLMGLRRSGKSSIQKVVFRKMSPSETLFLESTNKICREDVSNSSFVNFQIWDFPGQIDFFDPTFDYEMIFRGTGALIFVIDSQDDYMEALARFHLTVTRAYKVNTDINFEVFIHKVDGLSDDHKIETQRDIHQRANDDLADAGLEKIHLSFYLTSFYDHSIFEAFSKVVQKLIPQLPTLENLLNIFISNSGIEKAFLFDVVSKIYIATDSTPVDMQTYELCCDMINVVIDISCIYGLKDGAGAPYDKESTAIIKLNNTTVLYLKEVTKFLAPVCFVREESFERKGLIDYNFHCFRKAIHEVFKVRMKMVKSRKAQSRLRKKKGATPNGTPRMLL; this comes from the coding sequence TTCTGGACTTGAGCGACCCCTTCAGCACTGAGGTGAAGCTCAGAATCCTGCTCATGGGTCTCAGAAGGAGCGGCAAGTCGTCCATACAGAAAGTTGTTTTTCGCAAGATGTCCCCGAGTGAGACCCTGTTCCTGGAAAGCACCAACAAGATCTGCCGGGAAGACGTCTCCAACAGCTCCTTCGTCAACTTTCAGATTTGGGACTTCCCAGGGCAGATTGACTTTTTTGACCCAACATTTGACTACGAGATGATCTTCCGGGGAACAGGAGCGCTGATCTTCGTCATCGACTCCCAGGATGACTATATGGAAGCATTGGCCAGGTTCCACCTCACAGTGACCAGAGCCTATAAAGTGAACACGGACATTAACTTCGAGGTGTTCATTCATAAAGTGGACGGTCTGTCGGATGATCACAAAATTGAAACCCAAAGAGACATTCACCAGAGGGCCAACGATGACCTTGCAGATGCGGGCTTAGAAAAAATTCATCTGAGCTTTTATCTGACAAGCTTTTATGACCATTCAATATTTGAAGCCTTCAGTAAAGTGGTTCAGAAACTGATCCCACAGCTCCCGACGCTGGAGAATCTGCTGAATATCTTTATCTCGAATTCCGGAATTGAAAAGGCATTTCTGTTTGATGTGGTCAGTAAGATTTATATTGCAACTGACAGCACTCCAGTGGACATGCAGACTTACGAGCTCTGCTGCGATATGATTAATGTGGTGATCGACATCTCTTGTATTTATGGTCTCAAAGATGGAGCGGGAGCCCCGTATGACAAGGAGTCCACAGCCATTATAAAGCTGAATAACACAACGGTTCTTTATTTAAAAGAGGTCACAAAGTTCTTGGCGCCCGTATGCTTTGTCAGAGAGGAAAGCTTTGAAAGAAAAGGCCTTATTGACTATAATTTTCACTGCTTCCGGAAGGCCATTCATGAGGTGTTCAAGGTGAGAATGAAAATGGTGAAATCTCGAAAAGCCCAGAGTCGCTTACGGAAGAAGAAAGGAGCTACTCCTAACGGAACCCCTCGCATGCTGCTGTAG